Proteins co-encoded in one Marinobacter gudaonensis genomic window:
- a CDS encoding Nif3-like dinuclear metal center hexameric protein, whose translation MANRIDILNKINEWLQPENFQDYCPNGLQVEGKSDVKTIISGVTASKALIEAAIDAHADMILVHHGYFWKGEDQRIQGMKRERLKQLLDNDINLVAYHLPLDDHPEYGNNRRLADVLDIRNARPLGGLVWEGELAEPMSPEAFGRHIAEQLHREPLWVGEGPSMIKRVGWCTGAAQGFINNALDAGLDAYISGEISEPTTHTARECGIHYYAAGHHATERYGVQALGKALAEEFGLIHKFIDCDNPV comes from the coding sequence ATGGCTAATCGAATCGATATTCTGAACAAAATCAACGAATGGCTCCAGCCAGAGAATTTCCAGGATTACTGCCCCAACGGACTACAAGTAGAGGGCAAATCCGACGTAAAAACCATCATCTCCGGTGTTACCGCCTCCAAAGCCCTCATCGAAGCCGCCATTGACGCCCACGCCGACATGATCCTGGTACACCACGGCTATTTCTGGAAAGGCGAGGATCAGCGCATTCAGGGCATGAAGCGTGAGCGCCTGAAGCAGCTTCTGGATAACGACATCAACCTGGTGGCCTACCACCTGCCGCTGGACGACCACCCGGAGTATGGCAACAACCGCCGACTGGCCGACGTTCTGGATATCCGGAATGCGCGACCGCTGGGCGGTCTGGTCTGGGAAGGCGAACTCGCGGAACCCATGTCGCCGGAGGCATTCGGTCGGCACATCGCCGAGCAGCTCCATCGCGAGCCCCTCTGGGTTGGCGAGGGACCGTCGATGATCAAGCGGGTAGGGTGGTGCACCGGTGCGGCCCAGGGGTTCATCAATAACGCTCTGGATGCCGGACTGGATGCGTACATCAGCGGTGAAATCTCCGAGCCGACTACCCATACCGCCAGGGAGTGTGGTATCCACTACTACGCTGCTGGCCATCATGCGACAGAGCGTTATGGTGTGCAGGCGCTCGGGAAGGCGTTAGCAGAAGAATTTGGATTGATTCACAAGTTTATCGACTGTGATAACCCGGTCTGA
- a CDS encoding YhcB family protein produces the protein MTNLILAAIAALVVGIVIGVFVGRSGQGTTLRQRRAEQQIEELRSEYTRYQAQVNEHFMESAHLLRRFNDAYRDVNQHMARGANRLCNDEEWMEELAQETSKKRLEEVREDAAEPPRDYAPKTDPKASGTLAEDFGLKKGDKAQQA, from the coding sequence ATGACAAACCTGATTCTGGCAGCGATTGCCGCTTTGGTTGTTGGCATTGTCATCGGGGTATTTGTTGGCCGTTCCGGTCAGGGAACGACGCTTCGGCAGCGCCGGGCGGAACAGCAGATTGAGGAACTGAGAAGCGAGTACACCCGCTACCAGGCCCAGGTGAATGAACATTTCATGGAGTCGGCCCATCTGCTGCGCCGGTTCAATGATGCCTACCGGGATGTGAACCAGCATATGGCACGCGGTGCGAATCGTCTGTGTAACGACGAGGAGTGGATGGAGGAGCTGGCTCAGGAAACGTCCAAGAAGCGTCTGGAAGAGGTCCGCGAGGACGCCGCCGAGCCACCTCGGGACTATGCGCCGAAGACCGATCCCAAGGCTTCTGGTACTTTGGCGGAAGATTTCGGGCTCAAGAAGGGTGACAAGGCTCAGCAGGCCTGA
- a CDS encoding thiolase family protein, protein MSSDNVVIVSGVRTPMGGFQGSLASVTAPDLGAITIAEAVKRAGLQPADVQEVIMGNVLPAGLKQGPARQAMRKAGLPDHTGATTINKLCGSGMKAAMFAHDLIKAGSNDIMVAGGMESMSNAPYVLQGVRSGYRMGPGQAPQDHMFLDGLEDAETGRLMGAFAQEMADKKGYTREEMDEYAIRSLTRAKKAIEEGLLKDEIIPVTVKTRKGDLVVEDDEQPHNANIEKIPTLRPAFAKDGTVTAANASSISDGASALVLMRESEAEKRGLKPLARIVGHSTQSQHPSEFTCAPVGAIETLFAKTGWSKDDVDLFEINEAFAMVAMMPIRELGLDPEKVNVHGGACAQGHPVGSTGSRLLVTLMYALQRYGKKKGVAALCIGGGEATAMAIEML, encoded by the coding sequence ATGAGCAGTGACAACGTAGTAATTGTGAGCGGCGTGCGAACACCGATGGGCGGCTTCCAGGGCAGCCTGGCGAGCGTTACCGCCCCCGACCTGGGTGCTATTACCATCGCCGAGGCGGTCAAGCGTGCCGGTCTTCAGCCAGCTGATGTTCAGGAAGTGATCATGGGCAACGTACTGCCCGCAGGCCTTAAACAGGGCCCGGCCCGCCAGGCCATGCGCAAGGCCGGACTTCCGGACCACACCGGCGCCACCACCATCAACAAACTCTGTGGCTCGGGCATGAAAGCCGCCATGTTCGCACACGACCTGATCAAGGCGGGCAGCAACGACATCATGGTTGCCGGTGGCATGGAAAGCATGTCCAACGCGCCTTACGTGTTGCAGGGCGTGCGCAGCGGCTACCGAATGGGGCCCGGTCAGGCGCCGCAGGACCACATGTTCCTGGACGGTCTGGAAGACGCCGAGACCGGTCGTTTGATGGGCGCTTTTGCCCAGGAAATGGCTGACAAGAAGGGCTATACCCGCGAGGAGATGGACGAATACGCCATCCGCTCCCTGACCCGCGCCAAGAAGGCCATCGAAGAAGGCCTGCTGAAGGACGAGATCATCCCGGTCACCGTCAAGACCCGCAAGGGCGACTTGGTAGTGGAAGACGACGAGCAGCCCCACAACGCCAACATCGAAAAAATCCCGACCCTGCGTCCGGCCTTTGCCAAAGACGGCACCGTGACTGCCGCCAACGCGTCCTCCATTTCTGACGGCGCCTCAGCGCTGGTGCTCATGCGCGAATCCGAGGCGGAAAAACGCGGCCTCAAGCCTCTGGCCCGGATCGTCGGCCACAGCACTCAGTCCCAGCACCCGTCCGAGTTCACCTGTGCCCCGGTCGGTGCCATTGAGACCCTGTTTGCCAAAACCGGCTGGAGCAAAGACGACGTTGACCTGTTCGAGATCAATGAGGCCTTCGCCATGGTGGCCATGATGCCAATCCGCGAACTGGGCCTGGATCCGGAGAAGGTCAACGTCCACGGCGGCGCCTGCGCCCAGGGCCACCCGGTCGGCTCCACCGGCTCCCGCCTTCTGGTTACGCTGATGTACGCCCTCCAGCGCTACGGTAAGAAAAAAGGCGTTGCCGCGCTCTGTATCGGCGGCGGCGAAGCCACAGCTATGGCCATCGAAATGCTCTGA
- the hisC gene encoding histidinol-phosphate transaminase encodes MSRFWSPLVKDLVPYVPGEQPKMAKLVKLNTNENPFGPSPKVIEAIQAELNDSLRLYPDPEGESLRQTIATYHGVQPNQVFLGNGSDEVLAHIFYGLFQHGEPILFPDITYSFYPVYCGLYGIPSKVVALTESFEINPADFKQPNGGVIFPNPNAPTGRYLGLEHVEEILVANPDRVVVVDEAYIDFGGETAITLIDKYPNLLVSQTLSKARSLAGLRVGFAVGHPDLIEALNRVKNSFNSYPLDRLALAGAKAAYEDEAWFRKCCEGVISERERVTAALENLGFEVLPSKANFIFARHKEQSGEALARGLREQGIIVRHFNKPRISDFLRITIGTAEQNDALISGLESL; translated from the coding sequence ATGAGCAGATTCTGGAGCCCCTTAGTCAAAGACCTGGTTCCATACGTCCCGGGCGAGCAGCCCAAAATGGCCAAACTGGTAAAGCTGAACACCAACGAAAACCCGTTCGGCCCATCACCCAAGGTCATCGAAGCCATCCAGGCGGAATTGAACGACAGCCTGCGCCTCTATCCGGACCCGGAAGGCGAAAGCCTGCGCCAGACTATCGCCACCTACCACGGCGTTCAGCCAAACCAGGTTTTCCTGGGCAATGGCTCGGACGAAGTGCTGGCGCACATCTTCTACGGCTTGTTCCAGCACGGCGAGCCGATTCTGTTTCCAGACATTACCTACAGCTTCTACCCGGTGTACTGCGGCCTCTACGGGATCCCGAGCAAGGTGGTGGCACTCACCGAAAGCTTCGAAATCAATCCGGCGGACTTCAAGCAGCCCAATGGCGGCGTGATCTTCCCCAACCCGAACGCGCCTACCGGCCGGTATCTGGGGTTGGAGCACGTTGAAGAGATTCTGGTGGCCAATCCGGATCGCGTGGTGGTCGTCGACGAGGCCTACATCGATTTCGGCGGTGAAACGGCCATTACCCTGATAGACAAATACCCGAATCTGCTGGTTTCCCAGACCCTCTCCAAGGCCCGCTCTCTGGCCGGCCTGCGAGTCGGCTTTGCCGTGGGACATCCGGATCTGATTGAAGCCCTGAATCGAGTCAAGAACAGCTTCAACAGCTACCCGCTGGACCGCCTGGCACTGGCCGGTGCCAAGGCCGCCTATGAAGACGAGGCCTGGTTCCGGAAGTGCTGCGAGGGCGTGATTTCCGAGCGTGAGCGGGTGACGGCCGCCCTCGAAAATCTGGGTTTTGAGGTGTTACCGTCCAAGGCGAACTTCATCTTCGCCCGCCACAAAGAGCAGTCCGGCGAGGCTTTGGCTCGAGGCCTTCGGGAGCAGGGCATTATCGTTCGGCACTTCAACAAACCCAGAATCAGCGATTTTCTGCGGATTACCATTGGTACTGCGGAACAGAATGATGCTTTGATTTCTGGTTTGGAATCGCTCTAG
- a CDS encoding LuxR C-terminal-related transcriptional regulator: MKPLNDGCAANDEFQSANGGLQRGELVRDLLSQRVQLPRIPSDALKRPRLDQKIADALTSKGVLFLEAPCGYGKSHSLVSALEASDVSEEQVRWISLNAQDNAPSRFLTLLSIALNLPETLEQGAQGGASFSDLLSLMLMAIARSGSRQPKVLVLDNLQNLTNPAVVDVLQQLVCDCPSGCSVVLISRKALPFETHSLELENRFTRIGVDALEFSRSETFDFFRSATESSQITSVAVDSLYDRTEGWATPLALYRREVFRNLERKPIQETPCVERFLKESVLGQLTPGQIRAMRGIAELELCSDELFLALAPLLPEVGLLPSQALEKGLPLKSMPGRGRWYRLNPLLQEWLQSPAMAGYAERMLQASRWFGARDQFPEALKYALLAGDADEVIQIASEGSEALLLGQDTASLLRLRKSLPAQLLERSVRLKIVYSWVHAIGGQFRQARALIEGLSAEDAESQAARIAALRAFILRGEGSVGPALAMADRAMDGGEMSPQGQLVTQMVRSSALCALGRFQEAREANRIASKLAREAGDSGSEALAVYAHARIELGKGALKHAEQLLRTGLDTTMQELARPARIGETRLQLNLALVLWHQGREAEADRLLVTCGRHAEQTRDLGLLLAMTIRVLMCRAQGRLEDAFVWIGRAERTMHAWQVDESLFVPVLEALKANCWLSQNQIDSAEQAVQKLAPYREAGCVPELFPMMPGLLDCLQVRVDMAKGDLIRARKILQGIRDRYEGVIPRGVELHMRLLESVILLDEKGTTAAQKALQAAVAEAAREHFISPFVELRSELQEVMEKTFGLLPEGPFKSALGGLFELQDTTLGAESLPEPISEREQGVLELIAKGLSNQEIADKLHISLHTVKTHARRINAKLEVKSRTQAIVKARELGLL; this comes from the coding sequence GTGAAACCATTGAATGATGGCTGTGCAGCCAACGATGAGTTCCAGTCAGCAAACGGCGGTCTTCAGCGGGGTGAATTGGTCCGGGATTTATTGAGCCAGAGGGTTCAGCTTCCCCGCATTCCGTCCGATGCACTGAAACGTCCCCGGCTGGACCAGAAAATTGCCGACGCTCTGACCTCCAAAGGCGTCCTGTTTCTGGAGGCCCCCTGTGGGTATGGCAAATCTCACAGCCTGGTCAGTGCTCTCGAGGCCTCTGATGTGTCTGAGGAGCAGGTTCGCTGGATTTCCCTGAACGCTCAAGACAATGCCCCCTCGCGTTTTCTCACGCTACTTTCTATAGCCCTGAATTTACCGGAAACCCTCGAACAGGGCGCCCAGGGCGGCGCAAGCTTCTCAGACCTTCTTTCCCTGATGCTGATGGCTATTGCCCGTAGCGGTAGTCGGCAGCCGAAGGTCCTGGTCCTTGATAATCTGCAGAATCTGACCAACCCCGCCGTTGTGGATGTGCTCCAGCAACTGGTATGCGATTGCCCTTCTGGCTGTTCCGTTGTCTTGATTTCTCGCAAAGCGCTGCCCTTCGAGACCCACAGCCTCGAGCTGGAAAACCGGTTTACTCGTATTGGTGTGGACGCCCTGGAATTTTCCCGCTCGGAGACCTTTGACTTCTTCCGATCGGCGACCGAGAGCAGTCAGATCACCAGCGTGGCTGTTGACAGCCTGTATGACAGGACAGAAGGCTGGGCCACGCCACTGGCCCTGTATCGTCGCGAGGTTTTTCGGAATCTTGAACGCAAGCCAATCCAGGAAACGCCCTGTGTTGAGCGGTTTCTCAAGGAATCGGTGCTTGGCCAGCTCACGCCTGGTCAGATCCGTGCCATGCGGGGTATAGCAGAACTCGAACTGTGTTCGGATGAGCTTTTCCTGGCACTGGCCCCCCTGTTGCCGGAGGTCGGGCTGTTGCCATCGCAGGCCCTGGAGAAGGGGTTGCCTCTGAAGTCCATGCCCGGTCGCGGGCGCTGGTACCGGTTGAACCCGCTACTGCAGGAGTGGCTGCAATCACCTGCGATGGCGGGATACGCAGAACGAATGCTGCAGGCGAGTCGATGGTTTGGCGCACGTGACCAGTTTCCGGAAGCGCTCAAGTACGCACTGCTCGCCGGTGACGCCGATGAGGTCATCCAGATTGCCTCAGAAGGGTCGGAGGCTTTGCTGCTGGGCCAGGATACCGCCTCTCTGCTCCGGCTTCGCAAGAGCCTGCCGGCGCAACTGCTCGAACGCAGTGTGCGCCTGAAGATTGTTTACAGCTGGGTACACGCGATTGGTGGCCAGTTCCGGCAGGCCCGCGCGCTCATTGAAGGTCTGTCGGCAGAGGATGCGGAGTCTCAGGCTGCCCGAATCGCCGCGCTCCGGGCGTTTATCCTGCGGGGTGAGGGCAGCGTTGGCCCGGCACTGGCGATGGCAGACCGGGCAATGGACGGGGGCGAGATGAGCCCCCAGGGCCAGCTGGTGACCCAGATGGTGCGGTCAAGCGCCCTGTGCGCCCTCGGGCGCTTTCAGGAAGCCCGGGAAGCGAACCGGATAGCGTCAAAACTGGCTCGGGAAGCCGGAGACTCAGGTTCGGAGGCGCTGGCGGTGTATGCCCATGCCCGGATTGAACTTGGAAAGGGCGCACTCAAGCACGCCGAGCAATTGCTTCGCACGGGCCTGGACACCACGATGCAGGAGTTGGCTCGTCCGGCCCGGATTGGTGAAACCCGGCTTCAGCTGAATCTTGCCCTGGTGCTATGGCATCAGGGGCGGGAAGCGGAGGCGGATCGCCTGCTGGTCACCTGCGGCCGTCATGCAGAGCAGACCCGGGACCTGGGCCTGTTGCTGGCAATGACTATCCGGGTTCTGATGTGTCGGGCGCAGGGCCGGCTTGAGGATGCCTTTGTCTGGATTGGCCGGGCGGAGCGTACTATGCACGCCTGGCAGGTAGACGAGTCCCTGTTCGTGCCGGTGCTTGAAGCGCTCAAGGCCAACTGCTGGCTCTCCCAGAATCAGATCGACAGTGCCGAGCAAGCGGTGCAGAAACTGGCGCCATATCGAGAAGCCGGCTGCGTGCCTGAGCTGTTCCCAATGATGCCGGGGCTGCTGGATTGCCTTCAGGTGCGCGTTGATATGGCGAAAGGCGACCTGATTCGCGCCAGGAAGATCCTTCAGGGTATTCGCGATCGTTACGAGGGTGTCATTCCACGGGGCGTGGAGCTGCACATGCGCTTGCTGGAATCGGTCATCCTCCTGGATGAAAAGGGTACAACAGCTGCCCAGAAAGCGCTGCAGGCAGCGGTGGCCGAAGCAGCCCGTGAGCACTTCATCAGCCCCTTCGTGGAATTACGGAGCGAGCTGCAGGAGGTTATGGAGAAGACCTTCGGCCTGCTGCCCGAAGGGCCATTCAAGAGCGCGCTGGGCGGTCTTTTTGAACTGCAGGACACGACCCTGGGCGCAGAGTCACTGCCTGAACCCATCAGTGAACGGGAGCAGGGCGTTCTGGAATTGATCGCGAAGGGACTCTCGAATCAGGAAATAGCTGACAAACTGCACATCTCACTGCACACGGTAAAGACGCATGCCCGGCGTATCAATGCCAAACTGGAGGTCAAATCCAGAACACAGGCCATCGTGAAGGCCCGGGAGCTGGGGCTTCTGTAG
- the zapE gene encoding cell division protein ZapE, translated as MTPWQRYQKDLERPDFQKDAAQEDAVKRLQSLYDKLVEAERDRNKPMAKLRRKLSKGREEPVKGLYFWGGVGRGKTYLMDTFYESLPFDRKMRVHFHRFMQRVHNELKNLKGEKNPLELVSKKFADETRVICFDEFFVSDIGDAMILATLMDGLFSRGVTLVCTSNIVPDGLYKDGLQRARFLPAIDLVKKHTEVVNVDGGVDYRLRTLEQAELFHSPLDEEADVSLRKSFDALAVEAGKHSKTMEINGRKIPAQAHADDVVWFDFKDVCDGPRSQNDYIEMARQFHAIIISNVPVLGNDKDDQARRFINMIDEFYDRNVKVIISAAAPITELYAGGRLGFEFERTESRLLEMQSREYLEAPHKP; from the coding sequence CTGACCCCCTGGCAACGTTACCAGAAGGATCTTGAACGCCCGGATTTCCAGAAGGACGCTGCCCAGGAAGATGCCGTCAAACGCCTGCAGTCACTGTACGACAAACTGGTGGAAGCCGAAAGGGATCGTAACAAGCCCATGGCCAAGCTGCGCCGCAAACTGAGCAAGGGACGCGAAGAGCCGGTGAAGGGCCTGTACTTCTGGGGCGGGGTTGGCCGTGGCAAAACCTACCTGATGGACACCTTCTACGAATCGCTGCCGTTTGACCGCAAGATGCGGGTCCACTTTCACCGGTTCATGCAGCGGGTCCATAACGAGCTGAAAAACCTCAAGGGCGAAAAGAACCCGCTGGAGCTGGTATCAAAGAAGTTTGCCGATGAAACCCGGGTCATCTGCTTCGACGAATTCTTTGTCTCCGACATTGGCGATGCCATGATCCTGGCCACCTTGATGGACGGCCTGTTCAGCCGGGGCGTCACCCTGGTGTGTACTTCCAATATTGTGCCCGATGGCCTCTACAAAGATGGCTTGCAGCGCGCACGATTTCTGCCGGCCATTGATCTGGTAAAGAAGCACACCGAAGTGGTGAACGTTGATGGCGGCGTGGATTACCGGTTGCGTACCCTGGAGCAGGCTGAACTGTTCCATTCGCCGTTGGACGAAGAAGCCGACGTCAGCCTGCGCAAGAGCTTCGACGCCCTGGCGGTAGAAGCCGGCAAACACAGCAAGACCATGGAGATCAATGGCCGCAAGATTCCCGCCCAGGCCCATGCGGATGACGTGGTCTGGTTCGACTTCAAGGACGTGTGCGACGGCCCCCGAAGCCAGAACGACTACATCGAAATGGCCCGGCAGTTCCATGCCATCATTATCAGCAATGTGCCTGTGCTGGGTAATGACAAGGACGACCAGGCCCGCCGGTTCATCAACATGATCGACGAATTCTACGACCGCAACGTCAAGGTGATTATCTCGGCTGCGGCGCCCATCACCGAGCTCTATGCCGGTGGTCGACTGGGCTTTGAATTCGAGCGTACCGAATCCCGCCTGCTGGAAATGCAGTCCCGGGAATACCTCGAAGCACCTCATAAACCATAA
- a CDS encoding DUF1302 domain-containing protein encodes MTRKTHQWQRWTKLPLAVAVAAGMSGQASALSFYLGDVEAQFNTTLSAGAGWRVEDRDKRLIGQGNLGPEYTPGQPLANIGASTNNYDDGNLNFESGDTYSKIVKGNSELYLNYNVDSSYLTRVGGLLRGRYWYDFELKDESRAVDFVGQRRELNEEAKDNASGGEILDAYVFSDWYFGNIPVSVRYGKQVLSWGESTFIQGGINVINPVDVPAFRAPGSELKDALLPVEMFYMSAGVTENVTVETFVQADWEPVRPDDCGTFFSTNDFAADGCGPVLLAGQLPDSQAFAQGFIAPRLGDQEADSKDQFGMAIRWYVPELNDSELGFYYIKYNSRLPYVSGLVNNPSNPGTNQQSDPNLPPSTFPSYFIEYPENINLYGISINTTTPGGWSLGAEYSFRDNVPLQWNAFELIFGGLQQRGPNGEILSDLERQRLAETNGANLAGKPVAGYDRFNVSQAQFTLIKFFDQVMGASRLSLITEFGATYIHDLPDPDEARYGRSGTFGIGTLPLEGPNFTGDFCRAGANINVNYCNNEGFTTDFSWGYRTRLVWSYPNALAGVNLSPQLAWSHDVQGYSPQPGGAFNEGSKAIGLSLEAVYQNKITGEIGYTNFFGGKPYNELTDRDFVSASVSYSF; translated from the coding sequence ATGACAAGAAAAACACATCAATGGCAGCGTTGGACCAAGTTACCGCTGGCCGTGGCAGTTGCAGCCGGTATGTCCGGCCAAGCATCCGCATTATCGTTTTATCTGGGAGACGTTGAAGCCCAGTTCAACACCACACTGTCTGCCGGTGCCGGCTGGCGGGTTGAGGATCGTGACAAGCGACTGATCGGCCAGGGTAACCTTGGCCCGGAATACACGCCCGGTCAGCCCCTTGCCAACATTGGTGCCTCCACCAACAACTACGACGACGGCAACCTGAACTTCGAGAGTGGCGACACCTACTCCAAGATCGTGAAGGGCAACAGTGAGCTTTACCTCAACTACAACGTTGACAGCTCCTATCTCACCCGCGTCGGTGGTCTTCTGCGCGGCCGTTACTGGTACGACTTCGAACTGAAAGACGAAAGCCGTGCCGTTGACTTTGTAGGCCAGCGTCGCGAACTGAACGAAGAAGCCAAGGACAACGCCTCCGGCGGTGAGATTCTGGACGCCTACGTATTCTCGGACTGGTACTTCGGAAACATTCCGGTCAGCGTCCGTTACGGTAAGCAGGTTCTGAGCTGGGGTGAGAGCACCTTTATTCAGGGCGGTATCAACGTTATCAACCCGGTTGACGTGCCTGCGTTCCGTGCGCCGGGCTCCGAGCTGAAAGATGCCCTTCTGCCGGTTGAGATGTTCTACATGTCGGCGGGTGTGACCGAAAACGTCACTGTTGAAACCTTCGTTCAGGCGGATTGGGAGCCGGTGCGCCCGGACGACTGCGGCACCTTCTTCTCCACCAACGACTTCGCCGCTGACGGCTGTGGCCCTGTGTTGCTGGCTGGCCAGCTGCCGGATTCCCAGGCATTCGCCCAAGGCTTCATCGCCCCGCGTCTGGGTGACCAGGAAGCCGACTCCAAGGATCAGTTCGGTATGGCGATCCGGTGGTACGTGCCCGAGCTGAACGATTCGGAACTGGGCTTCTACTACATCAAGTACAACAGCCGTCTGCCGTATGTCAGTGGTCTGGTGAACAACCCGTCGAACCCGGGTACCAACCAGCAGAGCGATCCGAATCTGCCGCCGTCCACGTTCCCGAGCTACTTCATCGAGTACCCGGAAAATATCAACCTGTACGGCATCAGCATCAACACCACCACCCCCGGTGGTTGGTCACTGGGCGCCGAGTATAGCTTCCGTGACAACGTCCCGCTTCAGTGGAACGCCTTCGAGCTGATCTTTGGTGGTCTCCAGCAGCGTGGGCCGAACGGTGAAATCCTGAGTGATCTTGAGCGCCAGCGTCTGGCTGAAACCAATGGTGCGAACCTCGCCGGTAAGCCGGTTGCCGGCTATGATCGCTTCAACGTGTCTCAGGCACAATTCACCCTGATCAAGTTCTTTGACCAGGTGATGGGAGCCAGCCGCCTGTCTCTGATTACCGAGTTTGGTGCGACCTACATCCACGACCTGCCAGATCCTGACGAGGCTCGTTACGGACGCTCCGGTACCTTCGGGATTGGAACGCTGCCTCTGGAAGGGCCGAATTTCACAGGAGATTTCTGTCGGGCCGGCGCGAACATCAACGTCAACTACTGTAACAACGAAGGCTTCACAACCGACTTCTCCTGGGGTTACCGTACCCGCCTGGTGTGGAGCTACCCGAACGCACTGGCCGGTGTGAACCTGTCGCCGCAACTCGCCTGGAGCCACGATGTGCAGGGTTACAGCCCGCAGCCGGGCGGCGCCTTTAATGAGGGCAGCAAAGCCATCGGCCTGTCTCTGGAAGCCGTATACCAGAACAAGATTACCGGTGAGATCGGTTATACAAACTTTTTCGGCGGTAAGCCGTACAACGAGTTGACTGACCGTGATTTCGTGAGTGCCAGCGTTTCCTACTCATTCTGA
- a CDS encoding DUF1329 domain-containing protein, with translation MKLNKKLLATGVLAATMFAGQAWGAVSAEEAAKLGNSLTPMGAEKAGNGGAIPAWTGGLTTPPDNYKGDGVYVNPYPNEKPKFTIDQSNVDQYADNLSPGQVAMIKRYDDYFMPVYETHRSAAYPEPVMQQTMENATEVELIKNGNGLGNYKSATPFPIPQNGLEVIWNHITRYRGGSVMRNVGQVTPTESGDFSVVKFQDELTWRTYLEDFEPGMDPNVLFYFKQAITAPARLAGNVLLVHETIDQVAEPRRAWVYNAGQRRVRRAPQVAYDGPGTAADGMRTSDNFDMFNGAPDRYNWELIGKKEMYIPYNSYKLVDPSLTYDQIIKAGHINQDFTRYELHRVWHVRATLKEGERHIYAQRDFYIDEDSWQAAVIDHYDGRGELWRVAEAHAMQFYDQVVPWYAIEVLYDLLSGRYLALGLTNEEEEPYTFGVERRSRDYTPAALRRAGTR, from the coding sequence ATGAAACTGAACAAGAAACTACTGGCCACAGGTGTTCTGGCAGCAACGATGTTTGCTGGCCAGGCCTGGGGTGCGGTTTCTGCTGAAGAAGCGGCCAAGCTGGGTAATTCGCTGACCCCCATGGGGGCCGAGAAAGCCGGTAACGGCGGTGCGATTCCTGCCTGGACAGGCGGTCTGACCACGCCCCCGGACAACTACAAGGGAGACGGCGTGTATGTAAACCCGTACCCCAATGAAAAGCCGAAGTTCACAATCGATCAGAGCAACGTCGACCAGTACGCCGACAATCTGTCGCCGGGCCAGGTTGCCATGATCAAGCGTTACGATGACTACTTCATGCCGGTCTATGAGACGCACCGCTCGGCTGCGTATCCAGAGCCTGTCATGCAGCAGACCATGGAAAACGCCACCGAGGTGGAACTGATCAAGAACGGTAACGGCCTGGGCAATTACAAATCTGCAACGCCGTTCCCGATTCCCCAGAACGGTCTGGAAGTCATCTGGAACCACATCACCCGGTATCGCGGTGGCTCTGTTATGCGTAACGTCGGGCAGGTAACGCCGACGGAAAGCGGTGACTTCTCAGTGGTTAAATTCCAGGACGAACTGACTTGGAGAACCTACCTGGAAGACTTTGAGCCAGGCATGGACCCGAACGTGCTGTTCTACTTCAAGCAGGCGATCACCGCTCCGGCGCGTCTGGCCGGTAACGTGCTGCTGGTGCACGAGACCATTGACCAGGTTGCCGAGCCGCGTCGTGCCTGGGTATACAACGCCGGCCAGCGTCGTGTTCGCCGTGCGCCCCAGGTTGCCTACGACGGCCCGGGTACTGCAGCCGACGGTATGCGTACCTCGGACAACTTCGACATGTTCAACGGTGCACCGGATCGTTACAACTGGGAGTTGATCGGCAAGAAGGAAATGTACATCCCGTACAACTCCTACAAGCTGGTTGATCCGAGCCTGACCTACGACCAGATCATCAAGGCCGGTCATATCAATCAGGACTTCACCCGCTACGAACTGCACCGCGTATGGCACGTACGTGCGACCCTCAAGGAAGGCGAGCGCCACATCTACGCGCAGCGTGACTTCTATATCGACGAAGACTCCTGGCAGGCTGCGGTCATTGACCATTACGACGGTCGTGGCGAGCTCTGGCGGGTAGCGGAAGCCCACGCCATGCAGTTCTACGATCAGGTGGTTCCCTGGTACGCCATCGAAGTCCTGTACGATCTGCTGTCCGGTCGTTATCTGGCCCTGGGCCTGACCAACGAGGAAGAAGAGCCGTACACCTTTGGTGTTGAGCGTCGCTCACGGGATTACACCCCCGCTGCTCTGCGTCGGGCCGGTACCCGGTAA